The Paenibacillus sp. RC334 nucleotide sequence TGGAGTTCCGCAATCTACATGCTGTGCATTATGCCAATGTTAATCCCGTTTCAGTCCATTATGCTGACTGTCTTGCGACTCGCGAAAGACCTGCATCTGGCGGACAGTACCTGGGGACTTGGCCTGCTGTATTGGGGCTTCGGCGCACCGCTGGCGGTGTTTATCTACCACGGGTTTGTCAAAGGGATTCCCAACGAGATTGACGAAAGCGCCAAGATCGACGGAGCCTCAGGCTTCCGGCTTTTCTTTTCGGTGATTTTCCCCTTGCTAAAATCCGTCACCGCCACCATTGTGATCATCGACGTGATGTGGATTTGGAACGACTTTCTGCTGCCCCTGCTCATGGTTAACGGCTCACCCAGCACCAAAACGCTTACGCTGGCGGCCTATACCTTCGTCGGACAGTATACGTCAGACTGGCAGTATGCCATGACAGCAATGGTGATGGCTGTGCTGCCTTCCATCGTCGTATTTATTTTCCTGCAAAAATACATCGTCAAAGGTGTTGTCGCGGGAGCGGTCAAAGGCTGAGTACAAAGTGGCGATACCTGGCGAATTTAAAAAGCCGACGTATACGAGTATATGAAGCCAGATAGCCAAAAAGAGGACTTGCGTGTTGTTTGCGCAAGTCCTCTTGGTTTCAGTCTGGATGCCCGGAAGACTCTGTTATCTAACACTTCCCGCTAAGGAAGCGGGATGAATCGGTGTATCCGAAATTGAAATTCTATCCATAGATGTACGTCTGGTGGACGTGCCGCGCCCGCCATTCGTATCCTTTGGATGAGTCGAAGCCGAGGCCCTGTTCTCGTCTGCATCGTTTGTAATGCGGAAATGCTGTATTTCCGACATTAGCTGGGCAGCCATATGACGCAGCGAATCGGCAGAATCTGCGATGACCTTCATAGAAGCGAGCTGCTCCTCGCACACAGCCGCAGCCGACTCCGATTCCTCTGCAATCTCACTGGACAAGCCTACCAGCTTTTGCTCCGAGTCCAGCAGTTGCCCGGTAATGGCAGACAATTCTTCGGTCGCAGCCGACACCTCCTGCGTATGCTCAGCGACCGTTTGTACTGCTTCATGTACTTTGCTAAACGTCTGCCCGGTGCGATGAATCAGATCTGTTCCAGCCTCAACCTCGCTGGAGCCTTTCTGGATCGAGTCCACGGCCTGGTTCACTGTATCCGCCATGGCGTCCATAAAGACAGCAATCTGCTGGGATGCTTGACCTGTCTGTTCCGCCAGCTTCTTCACTTCACCCGCCACGACAGCAAAGCCCTTACCCGATTCCCCGGCTCTGGCCGCTTCAATGGAGGCGTTCAATGACAGCAAATTGGTTTGCTTGGCGATATCGCGAATGAACTGCGTTACACTTTGGATTCTCTTCGATTGCTCGCCCAAGTCCTGAATGACCTTGACCGAGTCCTTCATCGTATCCTGAATATGGCGCATCTGCATAACCGTTTCCTCCAGGTCTGCATTGCCGCGCTCTGTCTCGTGAATCGCCCGCTCGGACAGCTCTGCGGTAATGGATGCGGATTGGGCAATCTTTTGAACGCCTTCTGCGCTTTCCTTGACCGCCTGCTGGTTTTCACGATTTCGCTCAACCTGATTGCCCGCCGAATCATGGATTCCCTGTACCGTCTCCGCCATCTGCCGTGTACCTTCCGCCACCTGTCCGGAGCCATTGGACAGCTCACCCGAAGCCAGCGTAACTCCCTGTGCGTTTTGATAGATCACTTGCAGCAGCGAACGAAGCTGGCGTTTCATATCGTTAAAGCTCTGCGCCATTTCACCAATTTCATCTTTCTGCCGAATTTGAATATCCTCCTGTGTCAGATCCCCTTCTGCAATACGCCGCGCAGCTTGAGCCACCTGAACCACCGGACGGGCAATCATACGGGTGATTACATACGCCAATACGATCCCGATTACCAGTGCAAGCGCCATCGCAATGATAATCATCGTCTGTACATATTGAAGCTTCTCACCCTGCTCGACTTGGGATTGATTCAGTAGGTCCATCTGGTATTGCTCCATGACCTGTGACTGCTGCTCCAGTGCAAGTGCCATCGGCTTACATTTTTCCTCCACTAATCTCGTGTAGGTCGAGACATCCCCCTGCTGCTTATATGAGGTAATTTCCTTTACGATATCTGCATATTCAGCCTCCATCTGCTGGAGCTTTGCTGCCATTTGCTTGGGCTTGTCCAGTGCTGGCGTTGATTGCAGCTTCTTCATGGTCGTTGCAAAGGTTTCGCGTGCTTTCAGATAACTGTTCATTTCATCCTGATCGCCAGTCACCAGATACCCGCGAAAATACTTAGTCTGGCTCGCAGCATCATACTGCAATTCTTTAATAATCAAAATTTTATCGACTCTGTCATCAATCATGCTTTGATAAGATGTATGTAAAGACGAAGTAGCATACTCACCAATAACGCCCACAACCAATGTAAGCAATAATACGGCTGCAAAACTAATGGATAGTTTTTTACCAATCTTCATTCTAAAATATCTCCTTTGTATGGGACAATTTTCTTAGGTCTAATGAGTTATTATACGCCTATTTGTCATTTGAAGCAGTTAAATATAATTCGTAAGTTTCAATTATTGAAATACAACTTTTCAGGTATGATACGGCACCCAATAACATATAGATCACTTCCTTTTGTTCATTTTTTCTCCCCTTTCCTTACAGCCTCCCTTGACATTTCCCTTCATTAATGATTTACTGATTTTATTATTCGTAATTATTACGATTAAAAGAAACCGACAAGGATAGCATTGTAGCTTCCCTATCTGACATTGTAGCCACTACAACACAATCAGCATTTCATGAACACTTTCGAAGGGATGAGTGATTATGTTGGCAAACACTATGGAATTGGAAAAGAAAATACCGGTGACGGTACTTAGCGGGTACCTCGGTTCAGGCAAAACTACGCTGCTCAATCATGTGCTGAATAATCGGGATGGCTTGCGGGTAGCTGTCATTGTCAATGACATGAGCGAGGTGAACATTGATGCCGATCTCGTTCGGGACGGCGGAGGATTATCCCGCGTTAATGAGAAGCTGGTGGAAATGTCCAACGGCTGCATCTGCTGCACCCTGCGAGAAGACCTCTTAAAAGAGGTAGAGCGGCTGGCGCTGGATAAAAAGTTCGACTATATCCTTATTGAGTCCACAGGCATCGGCGAACCCATCCCGGTAGCCCAAACGTTCAGTTATGTAGATGAAGAAAACGACATCGACCTGACCAAGCTGACCCGGCTGGATACGATGGTTACTGTTGTGAATGCGCCGGAATTTTGGAAGGACTTCTACTCCAGAGATTCCCTCAAGGATCGCGGGCAGGAGGTTGCGGACGAAGATGCGCGCGGCATTGTTGATCTGCTGGTAGAGCAGGTGGAATTTTGTGATGTGCTGATTATTAACAAATGCGATCTGGTATCCCCCGAGGAGCTGGAGCGACTGGAAAAAGCGCTGCGCGGTATTCAACCGAACGCCAAAATCATTCGTTCCGAGTACGGTAAAGTGGACCCGAAGGAGATTTTGAACACGCATCGCTTCGACTTTGAAACAGCCAGCCAATCGGCAGGCTGGATCCAGGAGATGAACAAGGAAGAACACGTACCGGAGACAGAGGAATACGGTATTGCTTCGTTTGTGTACAAGCGCAAAATCCCGCTTCACCCGGAACGTTTGTTAAAATGGCTGGCCAAATGGCCTGCCGAGGTTGTCCGTTCCAAGGGATTGGTGTGGTTCGCTACGCAGAACCGTACCGCTTTTACATTCAGTCAGGCGGGCAGCTCCAAGCAATTTGCACGCGCAGGACTATGGGTATCTGTTTTGACCGAGGAAGAACGGCAATACTATCTCGGAGAAGATTTTGAGAAAACGCCAGACTGGGATGAAAAATACGGGGACCGGGTGACCAAGCTCGTATTTATCGGCATAGACATGAATCGGGAAGAAATCGAGCGTACGCTGGATGAGACGCTGCTGACTCCTGAAGAGATGGAGCAGGACTGGCGCAAGCTGCCTGACCCTTTTACCCAAAAAATATAACAGCTTCAGAGACACGCAAAGCGCCTAAAACGGGGAACAGCATTCCGTCTTAGGCGCTCTTCTATTCATCATGCTTTACCCACTGCGCGCTGCCCAGCGGCCAGAAAACCACATCCGCACGTCCAACAATATCTTTAATCGAAACAAAGCCAATCGCACGACTGTCTCTACTATTATTACGATGATCGCCCATGACAAAAATAGTACCTTCGGGAACCTTGGACTCGGTTATCGTTGCATTCGGAAAGTCCACATTGTTGTACAGCTCGCCCTTGGCATGTGCTTCTTGGACAGCTCCCTGAATGTATGACTCTTCCACCTTCTTACCATTCACGTAAAGATTGTCGCCTTGATATTTAATCGTGTCTCCTGCAACCCCAATAACACGCTTAATGAAGTCCCTTCCTTCCTTTCTCACATGGAATACAACGACCTCACTGGGCTTGGGATCACGAAAATCGTAAATCAGTTTATTCAAGACAACCCGTTCATTTGTTTTGAAATTCGGCTCCATGGATGCTCCCTCAACGACAGATGGCGCAAACAGCAACCCGTGCATAATGAACACGAGAACAACACCCACCGTAATCGCTTTAAGCCAATCCACGATCTCATTTTCAACTTGCGGCTGCTTGTCCGAAACTTTCCGTGTAGCTGGACTCGTCAAATGATTCCCGTTATCCATGCGTCAGACCCGCCTTTTCTCATAGATTCTATTCCTAATATGTGTATATTGTATAAGTGTAATCAATTTTTCCCAGCTTGGCAAAACCGTTTTTTAGTTGAAACAAAAGTGTGAACTTTTTTTCACAATCTTAAAATATCATCAAAAAACAGTTGATGCAAACGTTAACATATATTAAACTGAGCTTATACTTCTTAGAGCGTTTTAGACATATGCCAGTTAATCCGTCACCCAGGGAGGTGCCCTCGTTTCACATGAAAGACAGCATAAGTCGCTTTTATAGTGCTATCTTCTTTTAAAATAAAAGATGAAATAAGGAGGAATTTACATGTTTAAACGCAATGAACGTCCAAAAAACGGGTTTAACGCTCTGAGGCTCGGTGTTTCTTTTGTTTTCGCTTCTTCTTTTCTTATTGGAACCGCTTACGCAGATACGTCATCCAATGCTCCTTCTTCTTCCCTTTCAGAAGAGGCTGCCAGTGCAACGGATTCATCTGCTATCTCCACCACACTGGCGGCAGGCGACTTGTATGTAGCGCCAAATGGTAACGTGTCCAATCCAGGCACCATATCCAGTCCTACTACTCTTGAAGCGGCACTTGCACAAATTGCTCCTGGTAAAACCATTTACCTGCGCGGAGGCAACTACGCCTATTCCTCAACGATTACCGTTCAGCATGGAAATAATGGCAGCAATGGCTCCCTCAAAGGGTTGGTTGCTTACGGCAGTGAAAAGCCTGTACTTGATTTTTCGGGTCAAGCCTTTGGCTCCGCTAACCGTGGACTCCAGCTTTTCGGAGACTATTGGCTGGTAAAAGGCCTTGAAGTAAAGGGTGCCGGGGATAACGGTATCTATATCGGCGGCAGCAACAACCGGATTGAAAACGTGGAAACTCACCATAACCGGGACACCGGTCTTCAACTCGGACGCTATTCCACTACAGCCGCTAACAGTGAATGGCCTTCGAACAACCTAATCTTGAACTCCTACTCTCATGATAATGCTGATCCTGACAACGGTGAGGATGCCGACGGATTTGCCGCCAAGCTGACCGTAGGACCAGGGAATGTGTTCGATAACTGCCTGGCTGCTTACAACGTAGACGATGGCTGGGATTTGTACACCAAAACGGAAACGGGTCCTATCGGAGCGGTAACGATCTTGAACAGTGTCGCCCACCACAACGGACAGACTTCTGACGGAACGTCTACCGCTAACAGTGACGGCAATGGTTTTAAGCTGGGCGGGGACAAAATCAAGGTCAACCATATCGTGAAAAACAGCATTGCCTTTCAGAACAAAAAGCATGGCTTTACCTACAATAGCAACCCCGGCTCCATTACCCTGACTAATAATACCTCATGGAGCAATGGCGAAAGCAATTTTGCTTTTGACAAAGGGGAACACGTGTTCGTTAACAATCTTTCCTTTGAAGGAACAGCCAGTGACAAGACCAGTGGAACCGATCAGGACAATTCTAATGTCTGGTGGAAAAGCAAAAAAAGCACCAATGCCAAAGGTCTTCTCGCCAGCGCCGCTGACTTTGTCAGTCTCGTTCCTTCCGTTACTAGAAGTGCAGACGGTTCCATCCAGCTAGGTAACTTCCTCAAGCTGGCTTCAGGAAGCGATCTGATCGGCTCGGGCACTCCGAGCGGCAACAATATAGGGGCACGTTAAAAGCCCCACCCAATCAGGACGCCCTGGCCCATCTACCAACATAGACATACTGCATAATATAGCGACCGGTGATAGTCCTCATAACCAGACAAAATATGAGGTGAACAGATCATGGAACGAAAAATCACAATGAAACATACACTCGCCTATGGAAGCGGCAACATGCTGGGAAGCGGTGCACTTGCTATTAGTGGCGCATGGTTAATGTACTTTTATACAACCTTTTGCGGACTGTCTCCCGTTCAGGCCGCAGCCATTTTCTCCGTTGCCAGCATCATCGATGCAGTCAGCAATCCGATCATGGGCTTTATTAGCGACAACTTTCATCGAACCCGCCTGGGCCGTAAATTCGGCAGACGCCGTTTTTTCATTATGATGGGTATTCCACTGATGCTCGTGTATCCGTTGCTTTGGGTAGATGGGTTGGGTTTCTGGTATTACCTAAGTACGTACGTGCTGTTTGAACTGGTGTATACCTCTGTTATGGTGCCCTATGAAGCACTCGCCTCAGAGATGACCCGGGACTTCGGCGCGCGCTCCAGATTGACTGGATGGAAGGCCATGTTCGGTAAAATTGCCAATTTTGCCGCCGCTTTTATCCCTGGTCGCTTTATCGCTGAGTATGGCAAAGACTCTCCATTGCCCTTCTTTTATACCGGACTCGTGTTTGCAGGTATCTTGCTCATTGCGATGGCATTTTTGTACAAAAATTCTTGGGAACGGCCTACGGAGGAACTGCAAAAGGAACTGGAAGGTGAGGCTCCGCTTTCCTTTATAGATTCCATGAAAAAGCTGTTTATTGACATTTCCTCTACCTTCCGGGTGAAGACGTTCCGTCATCATCTGGGCATGTATCTGGGCGGCTTTTCAGCCGAGTGGCTGTTCACTTCTGCCTTTACGTACTTTATTGTGTTTTCCCTGTTCCAAAGCTCGGAGATGGTATCTAATCTGAATAGCTTTAACTCTGTCATTCAATTAATTTCCACCTATTTCTTCATCCAGTTCTGTGTGCGCAAAGGGTTCCGTATGCCTTTTATCGCCGCACTCGTCGTCGTTTGCTTTAGCGTAGCGGGTTATGGCCTGCTCTATATAACGGGAGCCTCCAATACGATGGTATGGCTATATGTCATCACACTGTTTATGGGTCTTGGTACAGGCGGGGTCTACTATATTCCCTGGAATCAATATACGTTCCTTGCTGATGTAGATGAGGCACTGACTGGTCGTCGCCGGGAAGGAATTTATGCAGGTATGATGACTTTCGCAGGTAAAATGGTTCGAGCCGTCGTCGTCTTCATACTTGGCTGGGTGTTACAGCATTTCGGATTCGTATCCGGGGCTGATAGTCAGCCGGTCGCAGCTCAGCATGCTATATTTTACGTGCTCGTCGTTGGAACCATCGTTTTGGCGATCATCGGTATGATCGCGTCTGTCGTGATGAAGCTGGATATCGACAGCCACAAGAAGCTGATTACCGAAATTGATCGTCTCAAAAACGGCGGCTCCATGAAGTCAGCCAAACCGGAAGCTCGAAAGGTATTCGAGGATCTGACAGGTTTTAATTACGATCGGTGCTGGGGCAACAATAATGTAGGTTTCAAGAACAAACCTGCTGACCCTAAATCACATACGCCTTCCATGTAAGCACAAACAACGATTACCAATCAAATATTTACCAAAGAGGTGACTGTATCATGGCAAATCCAACATCACAACCAACATCTCCATCCAAAAAAACAGAGCCTTGGTCTGTACGAATGAGCGACTCTGTACTTAAACGAAGTCCGGAATTTTATGAAAAATGGGAATATGACCACGGCGTCATTTACAAAGGCTTGGAAGCGGTCGGTGAACTGACAGGCGATCCCAAGTATATGGAATATGTGAAAAAACAAATGGATCATTTTGTTGACGAAAAAGGGGTTATTCAGCGCTATAAAGTGGATGAATACAATATTGACCACGTGAACAATGGCAAGCTGTTATTCCCGCTGTATCATGCCACAGGAGATGAACGTTATAAAAAGGCGGCTGCCCATCTGCGCAGTCAGTTGGAGAAGCACCCTCGTACGCATGAAGGCGCATTCTGGCATAAGCAAATTTATCCATATCAAATTTGGCTGGACGGCTTGTATATGGGTGCCCCGTTTTATGCGGAATTCATCCGCGAATTCGGAGATTCGTCTGAATTCAGCGATGTGACCCTGCAGTTCAAGCTCTGCTACAAGCATACACGTGATCCTGAAACGGGCTTGCTCTACCACGCTTGGGATGAAAAACGTGAACAGCCTTGGTGCAATCCGCAGTCAGGCTGTTCCAAGAACTTCTGGGGACGCTCCATCGGCTGGTTCGTCATGGCGCTCGTTGATGTGCTGGACTATATACCGGAAGATCACGCCGACCGTTCCGAACTGCTAAGTATGCTGACGGAAACACTGGAAGCCCTGCTGGAAGTACGCGATGAGGAAAGCGGAGTCTTTTATCAGGTGCTCAATCTGGGCCATCTGAAGGGGAACTATCTGGAAGCCTCCGCTTCCTGCATGATTCTCTATGCGATCGCCAAAGGCGTACGCAAAGGTTATCTGCCAGAGCATTATCGTCAAGAGGCAGAAATCATCCGTAAAGGTATTATTGATGAATTTATCACGATTACCGAAGAAGGACTCGTGAATCTGAATAAAACGGTGCAAGTAAGCGGTTTGGGCGGTAAAGATCGTCGGGACGGCACCTTCGCTTACTATATCAGCGAGCCGATTGTGACGAACGATCCCAAAGGTATCGGAGCCTTCATTCAGGCGATGGCTGAAGCGGAACGGCTCTAAAGCGGACGAAATGTAATCTTCTACAATAGAAAAGGACGGGGCCAATGGCCCTCGTCCTTTTCTTGTTATCTATCATTTTTTCTTTGAAATCTAAAGTTTTCAGCTTTTCAAGTAACGCTTGAGTTCTTCATAGAAATTTTCCCTGGAACCGGCCAATATGACTACAATGAGTTCGCCTTCCTCATTTTCTTCTAGCCGATACGCAATTTCATAATTGGTACCTTTATAAAATACATTGTAGCCAAGAGTTCCGCTTAGATCACCTGTTTTGTGCTCTCCAATGGAGGGATCAAGTCGTATGGCTGTAATAGCATCCAGGTAGGCTGACTTTAACGGTCTTTCAGAAAGCTTTTTAAAATATCGTTTTGCAGGACCTAAGTATGTGACTGGAAGCATTTAATCCTCCACCACATCGCCAAATAGTTCATCCGTATCATCATCGCCAGATTTAAAATTACGGGCAGCCTCTCCGGATTCAGCAATTAATGACTTTACAGCCCCGTGAAGCTCAGCCTGTCTTTCACGGAATTTTTGAAGCAGTTCCTGATCCTTGTACCCTTCCTTAATGAGATCAGCTAAGATAAGATCAGAAAAATTGTCATTCGCAGTATTTTCACGTACAGGACGAATAATGATGTTATTTCCTTTGATCCCGAATTCCACTTCATCCTTAATTCCAGCCTGTTCATACAGTTTTTGAGGTATTGTGACTTGGCGTTTTTGCGAGACACGCGCACGTTTCCATTCCACTCGTTCCACCGCCTCATTAGCTATTACCATAGTATACTCCCCCTTTTCCACCCATTCTATTCCGAGAAACAATTTTTCTTTGTTTCTTTACTTCTCTAATTATAGTATAAGTAGTTTTCGAAAAGGAAGCAGTCTAAACATATATTCACTTCATAATCTTAAATTCATATCCCTGTTTTTTCAAATATTCTATGATGACTGGTAAAGCCTTTGCAGTTTCTTCCTTGCCATAGGTATCATGCATTAAGATCACGGCTTTTTCTCGACCCTTTACAGACTTCATGAATTGGTTTATGAGTCCGGCCGCTTTTTTGTGTCGTCCCTCTGCATCTTTAGTTAATACATTCCAATCCACTTGGTGGTAATCCTTCTTAAGTAAAGCTGCATCTAATGCGGCCATACCTTTTGGATCTTTTTTCTTCCACGTCATGTGGCCTCCCGGGAATCGAATCATTCTTGTCGAGAAGTCCGGTCCCAGAATGCTTTTTAATACCTGATTGTTCTTTTCAATATCCTTCATAACGTTGTCCGTACTTACAGCCTTGTGGGGATATAGATACTTATAGTTATGTGAATACGTATGGTTTCCTATAGCGTGACCTTCTGCAACAATTCTTTTGATGATATTCTTCGTATGTTCATTATCATCGGCTTCCTTTCCTACGACAAAAAAGGTCGCCTTAACCTTCTGTTTTTTCAGAATATCTAATATTTCAGGTGTTACCGTCACGGATGGCCCATCATCAAAAGATAAATAAGCTACTTTTTTACCGTCGGCTCCATCAGGCTTCTGCCCCAGCATTTGTTGGTTTAAATATTTCTCAACAAAGGCACCATCTTCAATTCCGGCATCGTCTTTTTGTGAAGCAACTTTACCATTCGATTCGGCATTTGCTTTACCTTTTGATTTGTCATTGGATACGGCATCTGTTTTTTTTACTTGCTCCAGTGTTTGGGCTGGTGGTTTGCTATCTGAAACCTTTAGCACAATGAGCGTAATACAGCCGATCACGAATAATAAAATAGCAATGAATATGATTCTTCTTTTGTTCCTCTTCAAGCGATGCTCTCTTGTCCTGCTATGTGTGTAACTCTTTTCCATTAGCTTATGTACCCCCACCACAATTAATATTTCCCGAAATCAGGCATGTTCGTCTAGGTAACCTTACCATAAATAAGTAGAATGAAAATTGAAAAATTGTAGCCAAATAGCAAAGAGTTGTTACCCTTCAGGCTTCAAAAATCACAAGTGGAATTCCCTGAAAATTGTCATATTCCGTCGATCCTTGTCACACCAACGAAAACCCGCTTCACTACCCGATTTCTAAAATTAGAATAGTTATGACGAAAATATAAATAACAATTCATATTTAAGATAGAGGAAACCAACTGAAATAGCTCAATAAAACAAAAAGGAGCCGTGATATTTGCGCATCACAGCTACTTGACAACGATTGCTATTTAAGATTGCTTTGTCAAAACCTGAGCCAACAAAGATGCATAGGCTTTGGCGCCTTTGGGCTTCAAATGAACTCCGTCGGGTTCAAAATACGAGTTTTTGCCAGAGCTGGCTCCGTACCAGTCGATCATCGTAATCCGTTCATCCTGGGCTGCCGCTTCGGCAAGATGCCTGTTCACGATGCTCTCCCACGGACGTGGGACACGAGTATTCACGAGGATAATACGCTTCGCATCCTTCAGACTGCCGAGCAAATCGGTCAATTGGCCCTTGGTAAAGGCACCGTTTGTGCCCAGCTCAATAATGACTGTCTTCCCTAGCTGTCCGTTCTGCCTCAACTGCTCCAGCACGGCAGGCGCTTCCGCCATCTGCCGACCGATCCGTCCGTCTACAACCGCGTCTGGAAAAGCTTGCTGAATGTATGCCTGCACATCCAGCATGACAGAATCGCCAATTGCGGTCACACCTGCGCCAACATCTGCACTAGGCGTTGCCTGTTGCTGTTGGGTCGAAGTATCCGACTGAACCTTAGCCCCATCCGTAGTGCCAGCCTTAGTCTCCGCATTCTTTGGCGCTTGGGTTTGAGCTTGGACCTTAACTGCGTCCTGCACCTTGCTGCCCCCGGATACTTGTGGTTTGGCTTTCGGCTCCTTCGAAGCCACGGATACAGTTCCGTGAAGCGGCGGCACTGTCTTCCCGCTTAGAATCCCATCGTTCGCCGCTGCCTGCGTGATTACGCCAGTAGGCGTCACGTAGAGGTGAATGGTGCCCACAAAAACTCCTATAAAAAGCACAGATGCTGCGGTTGCAGGCATCCATCTCCAGCGTGCCTGTCTGCGAACCGCTGTACGGATGCCCGCGATCCAGTGGCGAAACCCTCCGTGCCGGATCGGCTCCTCGATATATTTATATGAGAGAGACGCAAGTAATATGGTTGCTAACAGTTGTAAAATGATTCGCAGCACATGCACACCCTCGGTATCCACCTGCGGTGTCGTCAGGGTGATAACCGGAACATGCCACAGATATAGCCCGTAGGAACGTGCGCCGATCCAGCGCAGCGGCTTGAGTCCAAGCAGCTTTCCGAGATGGCTCACCGGATGTGCTAACGCTGCGACCACAATAGCAGTGACCAAAGCTATGCCCAGCAAGCCCCCCGATACAAAGACGGGTCATATTCATTCGAGGCCCATGCCCAGTGACACAGCAGCAGCAAGCTTACAGCCCCAATACCATCCAGGAACAAGCGCGCCTTGGCAGACGCTTGCCCTTTCAGCTTGCCGCTCGGCCATACCAAAGCCAGCGCCGCACCGATCAGCAGGGCGAATCCGCGTGTATCCGTGCCATAATACACCCGGCTGGGATCAGTTCCGGGCACGTAAATTACTGCCATCAGCAGCGCGGAGATCAACGCCAGGCAAGTTACCCAGCCTGCGAGCACAATACGCTTGGGCATATATTTCAGCCCAAGCGCCAGCATTAACGGCCACAGGATATAGAATTGTTCCTCCACCGCCA carries:
- a CDS encoding glycoside hydrolase family 88 protein, which encodes MANPTSQPTSPSKKTEPWSVRMSDSVLKRSPEFYEKWEYDHGVIYKGLEAVGELTGDPKYMEYVKKQMDHFVDEKGVIQRYKVDEYNIDHVNNGKLLFPLYHATGDERYKKAAAHLRSQLEKHPRTHEGAFWHKQIYPYQIWLDGLYMGAPFYAEFIREFGDSSEFSDVTLQFKLCYKHTRDPETGLLYHAWDEKREQPWCNPQSGCSKNFWGRSIGWFVMALVDVLDYIPEDHADRSELLSMLTETLEALLEVRDEESGVFYQVLNLGHLKGNYLEASASCMILYAIAKGVRKGYLPEHYRQEAEIIRKGIIDEFITITEEGLVNLNKTVQVSGLGGKDRRDGTFAYYISEPIVTNDPKGIGAFIQAMAEAERL
- a CDS encoding type II toxin-antitoxin system RelE/ParE family toxin encodes the protein MLPVTYLGPAKRYFKKLSERPLKSAYLDAITAIRLDPSIGEHKTGDLSGTLGYNVFYKGTNYEIAYRLEENEEGELIVVILAGSRENFYEELKRYLKS
- a CDS encoding AbrB/MazE/SpoVT family DNA-binding domain-containing protein translates to MVIANEAVERVEWKRARVSQKRQVTIPQKLYEQAGIKDEVEFGIKGNNIIIRPVRENTANDNFSDLILADLIKEGYKDQELLQKFRERQAELHGAVKSLIAESGEAARNFKSGDDDTDELFGDVVED
- a CDS encoding polysaccharide deacetylase family protein; translated protein: MEKSYTHSRTREHRLKRNKRRIIFIAILLFVIGCITLIVLKVSDSKPPAQTLEQVKKTDAVSNDKSKGKANAESNGKVASQKDDAGIEDGAFVEKYLNQQMLGQKPDGADGKKVAYLSFDDGPSVTVTPEILDILKKQKVKATFFVVGKEADDNEHTKNIIKRIVAEGHAIGNHTYSHNYKYLYPHKAVSTDNVMKDIEKNNQVLKSILGPDFSTRMIRFPGGHMTWKKKDPKGMAALDAALLKKDYHQVDWNVLTKDAEGRHKKAAGLINQFMKSVKGREKAVILMHDTYGKEETAKALPVIIEYLKKQGYEFKIMK